One genomic segment of Rhizobium viscosum includes these proteins:
- a CDS encoding DUF1236 domain-containing protein → MYKVILVSSALALSSLATNAMADGAVTGAAGGAITGAIVGGPVGAAIGGVAGGVAGAVVDPPPREVVTYVQQQPAPPSAVVVQQPIVVGKPLPANVQVIPVPDNPRYAYTVINNRHVIVEPQTHRVVQVIE, encoded by the coding sequence ATGTACAAGGTCATTCTTGTGTCGAGCGCGCTTGCGCTCTCGTCTCTGGCCACGAATGCGATGGCTGATGGAGCCGTGACGGGTGCTGCCGGCGGCGCAATCACCGGCGCCATTGTCGGCGGTCCCGTGGGCGCTGCCATTGGCGGCGTGGCAGGCGGTGTCGCCGGTGCTGTCGTCGATCCGCCGCCGCGCGAGGTCGTAACCTATGTGCAGCAGCAGCCGGCCCCGCCGTCGGCAGTCGTGGTGCAGCAGCCGATCGTCGTCGGCAAGCCGCTGCCCGCAAATGTCCAGGTGATCCCGGTGCCGGATAATCCGCGCTATGCCTATACGGTGATCAACAATCGCCATGTGATCGTCGAGCCGCAGACCCATCGTGTGGTTCAGGTGATCGAGTAA
- a CDS encoding ABC transporter permease: MSTSSRIRRFIALVRKESYQAIRDPSTILIAFVLPLILLFLFGYGVSLDTTRTRIGLVLEQATPLTQDLSASFQASRYFSVTVGRDRRMFEDDLVLGKVRGIVVIPADFTTDYTAGNRPQIQVLVDGSDPNTANFVQNYAQGAVANWERQRQSETVAAGPPISIEQRFWFNPELTSRNFLVPGSIAIVMTLVGTLLTSLVVAREWERGTMEAMMATPVTSAELLAGKILPYFLLGLASMTLCVLLAVFLFGVPFRGSVAALYALSAAFLIPALGQGLLISTATKNQFLASQLALITAFLPAFLLSGFLFEINSMPTIIQWITVIVPARYLIPSLQTVFLAGDIWPMFARAIAVMLTIGGIMFVLAARSTRKRIG; this comes from the coding sequence GTGAGCACCTCTTCCCGCATCCGCCGCTTCATCGCCCTCGTGCGCAAGGAAAGCTATCAGGCGATCCGTGATCCCAGCACCATTCTCATCGCCTTCGTGCTGCCGCTGATCCTGCTCTTCCTGTTCGGCTACGGCGTATCGCTGGATACGACCCGCACCCGTATCGGCCTCGTGCTGGAACAGGCAACGCCCTTGACGCAGGACCTCTCGGCAAGCTTCCAGGCCTCCCGTTACTTCTCCGTCACGGTCGGGCGCGACCGCCGCATGTTCGAAGATGATCTCGTGCTCGGCAAGGTGCGCGGCATCGTCGTCATTCCCGCCGATTTCACGACGGACTATACCGCCGGCAACCGCCCGCAGATCCAGGTTCTCGTCGACGGTTCGGACCCGAACACCGCCAATTTCGTGCAGAACTATGCACAGGGCGCCGTCGCCAACTGGGAGCGGCAGCGGCAATCCGAAACGGTTGCAGCGGGTCCCCCAATCTCCATCGAGCAGCGCTTCTGGTTCAATCCGGAGCTCACGAGCCGAAACTTCCTCGTCCCCGGCTCCATCGCCATCGTCATGACGCTGGTCGGCACGCTGCTCACCTCGCTCGTCGTCGCCCGCGAATGGGAGCGCGGAACGATGGAGGCAATGATGGCGACACCGGTGACATCAGCCGAACTGCTTGCCGGCAAGATCCTCCCCTATTTCCTGCTCGGCCTCGCCTCGATGACGCTCTGCGTGCTGCTCGCCGTCTTCCTCTTCGGCGTGCCGTTCCGTGGCTCGGTCGCAGCGCTCTATGCCCTGTCGGCCGCCTTCCTGATCCCCGCTCTCGGCCAGGGCCTCTTGATTTCGACGGCGACCAAGAACCAGTTCCTCGCCTCGCAGCTCGCGCTGATCACAGCCTTTCTGCCGGCCTTCCTGCTGTCGGGCTTTCTCTTCGAGATCAATTCCATGCCCACAATCATCCAGTGGATCACCGTCATCGTGCCGGCCCGCTATCTGATCCCCAGCCTGCAGACGGTGTTCCTGGCAGGCGATATCTGGCCGATGTTCGCGCGCGCGATCGCCGTCATGCTCACGATCGGCGGCATCATGTTTGTGCTGGCTGCCCGCAGCACCAGAAAGAGGATCGGCTGA
- a CDS encoding energy transducer TonB family protein, translating into MAISAKSRSRHVLIEEASADESLNDNNPGHELSDLHNAQRQPAGETVIHYARFAQISSFPDHPEAAPASSVTPPPMDAAVEKQEGEKAPVRRRLTLTCICSLVFHAALATALIVAFPKAPEEAIEEAGQAVSVVMYGNSDVDQTAAGETETTVQEEIIPEAVQPDTIQPTKPETAQVQPETVQPTEVTPVETQDPVQQAPAQEVTRVSPETSAAVEPEILVSEVPAEESVVQPMSTVVPEHQVTVDTVSPEVQPSEVQPTEVKPAETQREVAQAPEEVKPVETAEVQPEPEKSEEVVTPMPKPKVVRQEKPKPVEKKRAPKKTAGSQGEGQQDSQRGVAEGSSSAQSDSNSQAASNNNDGVGTAAIANYKGKVRSRIRRAIRKPRGVEGSVVVTFSVSGNGGLTSARVSQGSGIPDIDQLALDAVRRAAPFGPPPGGQAMTISAPIQIQ; encoded by the coding sequence ATGGCAATTTCAGCGAAGTCCAGATCGAGACACGTGCTCATCGAGGAGGCGAGCGCTGACGAGAGCCTGAACGACAATAATCCCGGGCATGAGCTTTCCGACCTGCACAATGCGCAGCGACAGCCGGCCGGCGAGACCGTCATTCATTATGCGCGTTTCGCGCAGATATCCTCCTTCCCCGATCATCCGGAAGCCGCACCCGCATCCTCGGTCACCCCGCCACCAATGGATGCGGCGGTGGAAAAGCAGGAAGGCGAGAAGGCGCCGGTGCGGCGCCGGCTGACGCTGACCTGTATCTGCTCGCTGGTCTTTCATGCGGCATTGGCGACTGCGCTGATCGTCGCGTTTCCCAAGGCTCCAGAAGAGGCGATCGAAGAAGCTGGTCAGGCGGTGAGCGTCGTCATGTACGGCAATTCCGACGTCGATCAGACAGCCGCCGGCGAGACCGAAACGACCGTCCAGGAAGAGATCATTCCGGAGGCGGTGCAGCCCGACACGATCCAGCCGACGAAACCCGAGACAGCGCAAGTTCAACCGGAAACCGTTCAGCCGACCGAGGTTACGCCTGTCGAAACGCAGGACCCCGTTCAGCAGGCGCCAGCGCAGGAAGTAACGCGGGTTTCGCCGGAAACCTCCGCGGCTGTGGAGCCGGAAATTCTGGTTTCCGAGGTGCCGGCCGAAGAATCCGTTGTGCAGCCGATGTCGACTGTCGTTCCCGAACACCAGGTGACGGTCGACACGGTTTCTCCTGAAGTGCAACCATCTGAGGTGCAGCCGACTGAAGTAAAGCCCGCAGAGACCCAGCGTGAGGTCGCGCAGGCCCCCGAAGAGGTGAAGCCTGTCGAAACGGCTGAAGTCCAGCCTGAGCCGGAGAAGTCTGAGGAGGTTGTCACGCCGATGCCGAAGCCGAAGGTGGTGAGGCAAGAGAAGCCTAAGCCGGTTGAAAAGAAGCGTGCGCCTAAGAAGACTGCTGGTTCGCAAGGTGAAGGGCAGCAGGATTCCCAGAGAGGCGTTGCTGAGGGGAGTTCGTCGGCGCAATCCGATAGCAATTCGCAGGCTGCCAGCAACAATAATGATGGTGTCGGTACTGCGGCAATTGCCAACTACAAGGGCAAGGTCCGAAGCCGTATTCGTCGCGCCATCAGGAAGCCCCGTGGTGTCGAAGGCAGCGTTGTCGTGACCTTTTCGGTGAGCGGCAACGGTGGACTGACTTCGGCTCGCGTTTCGCAGGGATCGGGTATTCCCGATATCGATCAGCTTGCTCTTGACGCTGTACGTCGGGCTGCGCCGTTCGGCCCTCCGCCAGGTGGGCAAGCCATGACCATCTCGGCACCAATCCAGATCCAATAA
- a CDS encoding antibiotic biosynthesis monooxygenase family protein yields the protein MYIAMNRFKVAAGAEGDFETVWRNRDSSLSEVPGFIEFRLLRGKANAEEGYTLFSSHTLWRSEEDFLNWTKSENFRAAHRNAGDNKGLYKGPPVFEGFNVVDGI from the coding sequence ATGTATATCGCGATGAACCGCTTCAAGGTTGCGGCCGGCGCCGAAGGCGATTTCGAGACTGTCTGGCGCAATCGCGATTCCAGCCTTTCCGAAGTTCCCGGCTTCATCGAGTTTCGCCTGCTCCGTGGCAAGGCCAATGCGGAGGAGGGCTATACGCTGTTTTCCTCGCATACGCTCTGGCGCAGCGAAGAGGATTTTCTGAACTGGACGAAGTCCGAGAATTTCCGCGCCGCGCATCGCAATGCCGGCGACAACAAGGGCCTGTACAAGGGGCCGCCGGTGTTTGAAGGCTTCAACGTCGTTGACGGCATATGA
- a CDS encoding DUF423 domain-containing protein translates to MSLNTRIEPVLFLFAGLFGLTGVALAALAAHGGGDAHLAASASTMCLAHAPALLALALGAGKIKTTWLAGLLMIVGTLLFAGDLVTLRFTGSGIFPYAAPTGGWAMMLGWLVVSASAFFRVRA, encoded by the coding sequence ATGAGCCTGAACACGCGTATCGAGCCGGTGCTCTTCCTCTTTGCCGGCCTGTTCGGCCTGACAGGCGTGGCGCTCGCCGCCCTTGCCGCCCATGGCGGCGGCGATGCGCATCTCGCCGCCTCGGCCTCCACCATGTGCCTGGCGCATGCCCCTGCTCTTCTGGCGCTGGCCCTCGGGGCCGGCAAGATCAAAACCACCTGGCTCGCCGGTTTGCTGATGATCGTGGGGACGCTGCTTTTCGCGGGCGATCTCGTCACCCTGCGCTTTACCGGCTCCGGCATCTTTCCCTATGCCGCGCCGACTGGCGGCTGGGCGATGATGCTGGGCTGGCTGGTAGTTTCGGCGAGCGCGTTCTTCCGCGTTCGGGCTTAA
- a CDS encoding ABC transporter permease: protein MWWTRLKALIVKELLAVMRDPKGRFVLIVPPLMQLLIFSYAATLEVRNVDVMVLNRDSGHWGQELIQRIQGSPTFRRIETADNQTDIREAIDGQAVIAAIEIGPDFSRNIEAGISADLQIILDGRRSNASQIVSGYLTQIGMTLSADTPAGRRAMAKTVATVPRNWFNANLTYQWFMVPNLIASIALLIGLIVTALSIARERELGTFDQLMVSPLRVHEILIGKLIPPMMIGLFHMTLYVLAAIFIFGVPLRGSLFLLYGSSIFYLASVAGLGLFISALSMTQQQAILGAFLFMVPAMLLSGFATPIENMPDWLQPVTLVNPLRYFLIIVKGVFLKDIPAAEVLNQTIPLALIACATLGAAAWLFRRRLE from the coding sequence ATGTGGTGGACGCGGCTGAAGGCTCTCATCGTCAAGGAACTGCTCGCCGTGATGCGCGATCCCAAGGGACGCTTCGTGCTGATCGTGCCGCCCCTCATGCAGCTCCTGATCTTCTCCTACGCGGCGACGCTCGAAGTGCGCAATGTCGATGTCATGGTGCTGAACCGTGACAGCGGCCATTGGGGGCAGGAACTGATCCAGCGTATCCAGGGCTCTCCGACTTTCCGGCGCATCGAGACCGCCGATAACCAGACCGATATCCGCGAAGCGATCGACGGTCAGGCCGTGATCGCGGCAATCGAGATCGGCCCGGATTTCTCCCGCAACATCGAGGCCGGTATATCAGCCGATCTGCAGATCATCCTCGACGGACGCCGCTCCAACGCTTCCCAGATCGTCTCCGGCTATCTCACCCAAATCGGCATGACGCTTTCGGCCGATACGCCGGCAGGCCGGCGCGCCATGGCAAAGACGGTCGCGACCGTGCCGCGCAACTGGTTCAACGCCAACCTCACCTATCAATGGTTCATGGTGCCGAACCTGATCGCCAGCATCGCCTTGCTCATCGGCCTCATCGTCACCGCCCTCTCCATTGCCCGCGAACGGGAACTCGGCACTTTCGACCAGTTGATGGTCTCGCCGCTGCGCGTCCACGAAATCCTCATCGGCAAGCTCATTCCGCCGATGATGATCGGTCTCTTCCACATGACGCTTTATGTGCTGGCGGCGATCTTCATCTTCGGCGTGCCCTTGCGCGGCTCGCTCTTCCTGCTCTATGGCAGCTCGATCTTCTATCTGGCTTCGGTGGCGGGCCTCGGCCTCTTCATCTCGGCGCTCTCGATGACACAGCAGCAGGCGATCCTCGGCGCCTTCCTGTTCATGGTGCCGGCCATGCTGCTTTCGGGTTTCGCAACCCCGATCGAGAACATGCCGGACTGGCTGCAGCCGGTGACGCTTGTCAATCCGCTGCGCTATTTCCTCATCATCGTCAAAGGCGTCTTCCTGAAGGATATTCCTGCAGCCGAGGTGTTGAACCAGACCATTCCCCTGGCGCTGATTGCCTGCGCGACGCTTGGTGCCGCCGCCTGGCTGTTCCGCCGCAGGCTGGAATAG
- a CDS encoding DUF2325 domain-containing protein: MARRAKKGANRDIRVQADQETKEISSGRSKLDGRSFLYVGGRDCQVAHLRQIASNFGAELIHHDGGLREAVSRIDTLLPSVDCVFCPIDCISHDACLRVKTGCKKFSKAFIPLRNGSKSSLERALQTMNERDNSR; the protein is encoded by the coding sequence ATGGCTCGAAGGGCGAAGAAGGGGGCGAACCGGGACATCCGTGTTCAGGCCGATCAGGAGACGAAAGAGATCTCCTCGGGCCGCTCCAAGCTGGATGGCCGCAGTTTCCTCTATGTCGGCGGCCGCGATTGCCAGGTGGCGCATCTGCGCCAGATTGCCAGCAATTTCGGGGCAGAGCTCATCCACCATGATGGCGGGCTTCGCGAAGCGGTTTCCCGCATCGATACGCTGCTTCCCTCCGTCGACTGCGTGTTCTGCCCCATCGACTGTATCAGCCACGATGCCTGCCTGCGTGTGAAGACCGGCTGCAAGAAGTTCAGCAAGGCCTTCATCCCGCTGCGCAATGGCAGCAAGTCCAGCCTGGAGCGTGCGCTGCAGACGATGAACGAACGAGACAATTCCCGATGA
- a CDS encoding bleomycin resistance protein translates to MSGDPDRIEVLPVLPSLDIAETLIFYRDQLGFAKIIYQAPDYLILRRDEMELHFWLTDDRALPEKTSVYLRGGRIGALHAEYSAKAVPRLSEMEVRPWNMEEFYIHDPHGNLLRFGRIPKSPS, encoded by the coding sequence ATGAGCGGCGATCCCGATCGTATCGAGGTTCTGCCGGTCCTGCCGTCGCTCGATATCGCAGAGACGCTCATCTTCTATCGCGATCAGCTTGGCTTTGCCAAAATAATCTATCAGGCGCCGGATTATCTGATCCTCCGGCGCGATGAGATGGAGCTGCATTTCTGGCTAACCGATGACCGCGCTCTGCCGGAAAAGACCTCGGTCTATCTGCGAGGCGGGCGTATTGGTGCGCTGCACGCGGAATATAGCGCAAAGGCTGTTCCGCGCCTATCCGAGATGGAGGTGCGGCCGTGGAATATGGAGGAATTCTATATCCATGATCCTCACGGCAATCTCCTGCGCTTCGGGCGTATACCGAAGTCGCCGAGTTAA
- a CDS encoding TetR/AcrR family transcriptional regulator has product MSNAHHRKKQPVLVRQQLLEVAARLAGESGMSAVTLDAVSAASGVSKGGLLHHFPTKNALLDALFESLLEKFDADIDELMRGDPLPQGRFSRAYLQAVSGLKDRPDDSRSWTQVTIALLAEPRLRLRWRQWVAARAEEYIGTDSALDTLIVRFAADGLWFADTLESHDIGDALRRELIARLIELTHK; this is encoded by the coding sequence ATGTCAAACGCTCATCATCGCAAGAAACAACCCGTGCTCGTGCGCCAGCAGTTGCTGGAGGTTGCCGCGCGTCTTGCCGGTGAGAGCGGCATGAGCGCTGTCACGCTCGATGCGGTCTCGGCTGCGTCGGGTGTCAGCAAGGGCGGGCTGCTGCATCACTTCCCCACGAAGAATGCCCTGCTGGACGCCCTATTCGAAAGCCTGCTGGAGAAGTTCGACGCCGATATAGACGAGTTGATGCGCGGCGATCCGCTGCCGCAGGGCCGTTTCTCGCGCGCCTATCTGCAGGCGGTGTCCGGGCTGAAGGATCGTCCCGACGATTCCCGAAGCTGGACGCAGGTGACGATCGCCCTGCTTGCCGAACCCCGGCTGCGCCTGCGCTGGCGCCAATGGGTAGCGGCAAGAGCCGAGGAATATATCGGCACCGACTCCGCGCTCGACACCCTGATCGTGCGTTTTGCCGCCGACGGTCTGTGGTTCGCAGATACGTTGGAAAGCCATGATATCGGTGACGCTCTGAGGCGAGAGCTGATTGCCCGCCTCATCGAGCTGACCCACAAGTAG
- a CDS encoding DMT family transporter: protein MNPAAVYGLLVAAIVLEVIGTTALQLSQQFTRLGPTALVVACYGAAFYCLSLTLKHIPVGIAYAIWSALGIVLISSVGLVFFKQRLDTPAIIGLGLIISGVVVVNLFSKTVSH, encoded by the coding sequence ATGAACCCGGCTGCCGTCTATGGGCTGCTCGTTGCAGCTATCGTGCTTGAAGTTATCGGCACGACCGCGCTTCAGCTTTCCCAGCAATTTACCCGTCTTGGGCCGACGGCGCTCGTCGTCGCCTGCTATGGGGCTGCCTTCTACTGCCTGTCGCTGACGCTGAAGCATATCCCTGTCGGGATCGCCTATGCGATCTGGAGCGCTTTGGGAATCGTGCTGATTTCCTCCGTCGGGCTCGTGTTTTTCAAGCAGAGGCTGGATACGCCTGCCATTATCGGCCTCGGCCTGATCATATCAGGCGTGGTCGTCGTCAACCTGTTCTCCAAGACCGTTTCCCATTGA
- a CDS encoding group II truncated hemoglobin has translation MTEQVTTLYEAIGGDPVVRALTHRFYELMDTLPETKHVRAVHPPSLEGSEEKFYEYMTGYLGGPPLYTDKRGHPRLRSRHFVAEIGPVERDEWLLCFRQAMDETIPSQALRDLIWTPVERLAHHMQNKE, from the coding sequence GTGACAGAGCAAGTGACGACTTTATACGAGGCGATCGGCGGCGATCCGGTCGTCCGGGCTCTGACGCATCGCTTCTATGAGCTGATGGATACGCTGCCGGAGACGAAACACGTGCGCGCCGTGCACCCGCCAAGCCTCGAAGGCAGCGAAGAGAAATTCTACGAATATATGACCGGCTATCTCGGCGGTCCCCCGCTCTATACCGACAAGCGCGGCCATCCCCGTCTGCGCAGCCGTCATTTCGTTGCCGAGATCGGCCCTGTCGAACGCGACGAATGGCTGCTCTGCTTCCGCCAGGCGATGGACGAGACCATTCCCAGCCAGGCGCTACGCGATCTCATCTGGACGCCGGTCGAGCGGCTCGCCCATCACATGCAGAACAAGGAATAG
- a CDS encoding Gfo/Idh/MocA family protein translates to MRLLVLGTGVMAKNQLAHFMNIDGVTVVGAVDTDSDRLAAFADKFNIEKRFLTLDEAIAWGEFDAATNITPDRIHHPTTMALIAAGKHVLCEKPLAENYPKALEMTEAAETAGVINMVNLTYRNVAPLQRAREMVLSGELGTIKHVEASYLQSWLVSRAWGDWRTESTWLWRLSTGHGSNGVLGDVGIHILDFAAYGAATDIDHVFARLKTFNKAPGGQIGEYMLDANDSFTMSVDFANGALGVIHASRWATGHLNELKLRIYGEKGSLEVIHRPSGSELHGCLGDDVETASWKPVDVPPVPTNYQRFAEAVATGVQLDPNFRHAANLQKVLDLAMVTERERRELKV, encoded by the coding sequence ATGCGACTACTCGTTCTTGGTACGGGCGTGATGGCGAAAAACCAGCTCGCCCATTTCATGAATATCGACGGCGTGACCGTGGTCGGCGCCGTCGACACGGATTCCGACCGTCTGGCCGCCTTTGCCGACAAGTTCAATATAGAGAAGCGGTTTCTGACGCTCGACGAGGCGATCGCCTGGGGCGAGTTCGATGCGGCGACCAACATCACGCCTGACCGGATCCACCATCCGACCACCATGGCGCTGATTGCTGCCGGCAAGCATGTGCTTTGTGAGAAGCCGCTGGCGGAGAACTATCCGAAGGCGCTGGAGATGACGGAAGCGGCCGAGACCGCCGGGGTCATCAACATGGTGAACCTCACCTATCGCAACGTTGCTCCCCTGCAGCGCGCCCGCGAGATGGTGCTATCGGGCGAGCTCGGCACGATCAAGCATGTGGAGGCGTCCTATCTGCAGAGCTGGCTGGTATCCCGCGCCTGGGGCGACTGGCGCACGGAATCGACCTGGCTGTGGCGTTTGTCGACGGGTCACGGTTCGAACGGCGTGCTCGGCGATGTCGGTATCCATATCCTCGATTTCGCCGCCTATGGCGCGGCGACCGATATCGATCACGTCTTTGCGCGGCTCAAGACCTTCAACAAGGCGCCGGGCGGGCAGATCGGCGAGTATATGCTCGATGCCAATGACAGTTTCACCATGTCGGTCGATTTCGCCAATGGAGCGCTTGGCGTCATCCATGCCAGCCGCTGGGCGACCGGTCATCTGAACGAGCTGAAGTTGCGTATCTATGGCGAGAAGGGCAGTCTCGAAGTCATCCACCGCCCAAGCGGTTCCGAGCTGCATGGCTGCCTCGGCGACGATGTGGAAACGGCGAGCTGGAAGCCGGTCGATGTGCCGCCGGTTCCAACCAACTACCAGCGCTTTGCCGAGGCCGTGGCAACGGGCGTACAGCTCGACCCGAACTTCCGTCATGCGGCAAACCTGCAGAAAGTGCTCGACCTTGCCATGGTCACCGAGCGCGAACGCCGCGAGCTGAAGGTCTGA
- a CDS encoding aspartyl/asparaginyl beta-hydroxylase domain-containing protein, giving the protein MTDIIANTPLPEKSAPETQDFATAGIAPMDRPSAITRFFMGIVAWAEGLNFKYAKLGNPPVYDNNVFPWAKEVEKAWPEIRAELDRVLVRQSELPSFQEISTDVQTISKDNRWKTFFLVGFGVKSEQNIQACPETWKAVQKIPGLKTAMFSIFEPGKHLPAHRGPYNGVLRLHLGMIVPEPADKLAIRVKDQICHWQEGKALIFDDAYEHEAWNHTDKTRVVLFIDFVKPLRFPARLINWALLNLAIFTPFIREGLDNHKEWEKKFYAQAEALRNRG; this is encoded by the coding sequence ATGACTGACATTATCGCCAATACACCCCTTCCCGAAAAATCCGCCCCCGAGACACAAGACTTTGCCACTGCCGGGATCGCCCCTATGGACCGGCCGAGCGCGATAACGCGCTTCTTCATGGGCATCGTCGCCTGGGCCGAGGGCCTGAATTTCAAATATGCCAAACTCGGCAATCCGCCGGTCTATGATAACAACGTTTTCCCGTGGGCGAAGGAGGTCGAGAAGGCTTGGCCTGAGATCCGCGCCGAACTGGACCGTGTGCTGGTACGCCAGAGCGAACTGCCGAGCTTCCAGGAAATCTCCACCGATGTGCAGACCATTTCCAAGGATAATCGCTGGAAGACCTTCTTCCTCGTCGGCTTCGGGGTGAAGTCGGAGCAGAATATCCAGGCCTGCCCGGAAACCTGGAAGGCGGTGCAGAAGATCCCCGGCCTGAAGACGGCGATGTTTTCGATCTTCGAGCCCGGCAAACATCTGCCGGCCCATCGCGGACCCTATAATGGCGTATTGCGCCTGCATCTCGGCATGATCGTGCCAGAACCGGCCGACAAGCTTGCCATCCGCGTCAAGGACCAGATCTGCCACTGGCAGGAAGGCAAGGCGCTGATCTTCGACGACGCCTATGAGCACGAGGCCTGGAACCACACGGACAAGACGCGTGTCGTTCTGTTCATCGATTTCGTCAAGCCGCTGAGATTCCCGGCGCGGCTGATCAACTGGGCTCTGCTCAATCTTGCGATTTTCACGCCGTTCATCCGCGAAGGGCTCGATAATCACAAGGAGTGGGAAAAGAAGTTCTATGCGCAGGCGGAAGCGCTGCGCAATCGCGGGTAA
- a CDS encoding ThuA domain-containing protein, with translation MAIRTVVWGENIHETTNEIVRGIYPEGMHTTIAQALNTDPAISATTATLQEPEHGLTEARLAETDVLTWWGHKDHGAVSDVVVERVAKRVWEGMGLLVLHSGHFSKIFKRLMGTPCALKWREAGERERLWTINQRHPIATGLGEHFELENEEMYGEQFSVPEPLETVFISWFQGGEVFRSGLTWRRGAGNIFYFRPGHETYPTYHDANVQKVLINGVKWAYNPQGALKSITDAPNVPVEKALEPIVERGPRLHQAGEAGYR, from the coding sequence ATGGCCATTCGCACCGTCGTATGGGGAGAGAACATCCATGAGACAACCAACGAGATCGTCCGGGGCATCTATCCCGAAGGCATGCACACGACCATCGCCCAGGCGCTGAACACCGACCCGGCGATTTCGGCGACCACGGCGACACTGCAGGAGCCCGAGCATGGCCTCACCGAAGCCCGGCTTGCCGAGACCGATGTCCTGACCTGGTGGGGTCACAAGGATCATGGTGCGGTCTCCGACGTCGTCGTCGAGCGTGTCGCCAAGCGGGTGTGGGAAGGCATGGGCCTGCTCGTGCTGCATTCCGGCCATTTCTCGAAGATCTTCAAGCGGCTGATGGGCACACCCTGTGCGCTGAAGTGGCGCGAGGCAGGCGAGCGCGAGCGTCTGTGGACGATCAATCAACGCCACCCGATCGCAACTGGTCTCGGCGAGCATTTTGAGCTTGAAAACGAGGAGATGTACGGCGAGCAGTTTTCCGTTCCGGAACCGCTGGAGACGGTGTTCATCTCCTGGTTCCAGGGCGGCGAAGTCTTCCGCTCGGGCCTGACCTGGCGGCGCGGGGCCGGCAACATCTTCTATTTCCGTCCGGGTCACGAAACCTATCCGACCTATCACGATGCAAACGTGCAGAAGGTGCTGATCAATGGCGTGAAGTGGGCCTATAACCCGCAGGGCGCATTGAAGAGCATCACCGATGCCCCAAATGTGCCGGTAGAGAAGGCACTGGAGCCGATCGTCGAGCGCGGCCCGAGACTGCATCAGGCCGGCGAAGCCGGTTACCGCTGA